tagtgtTATAAACATAATAGAATTATATTAACGGAttatattaacataaaaaaggattattgaattaatagtattataaattaaattaaaaaaataatattatttaataaaattcagTAATACTGCAGACTCCAAAAAAAGTAATTTGTAAAAATCATCTCATccaaaatttttatgaatttaattattataataatattttattttttatgagcACAGTGAGAAAACTTATTGTACGTTGAACTAAaatatacatgatattttaatatgttttaatGAGAAATAGATGAATCGAATGTTttgtttatgatttattgtattttttaatacaaaatgtTGAtgcttataatttttaataatttgcgCAAAATATCGAAGGAGAGAATTTCTTAAAGctattctattttttaaaatatgattttgagGTTGTTAcgttaaaataatgaaaactaTTTAATAGGCAATGCtatataaaaataaacttaTTCAAAAGCAAGCCTAATGGTTTGGCCAAAAACTACGATGGATGACAACTTTTCTTATGAGTTTGGGATTTTATGGGGAAAATTTGAAACGAGGATGGAGATCtccgattttttcgggttcggattcgggttcgggtatggggatttaaaaaaaatcctcgATGTATTTCGAAACGGGTATGAGATTACTATCCTCATCCCCGAAATCTCCGAACCCGCCCCGAaaacgggaaattggccttcagtccccatccgtcaattttttttgtgttcagtcccctgggtacttttttagtaccacattttcacatgaagtgtaccacattttgtatgacaaagtaccacaattttgtggatagagagtgaacccaaagaaatattttgattggggatttttcaccaacttcctccaaaaataatatcaataataaaataatagtattattagtattcataatataataataatattattttttaaaatattaataataataatattattattaatattaatattatctctaataataataaaaaaataagttttggttcgagaaaatctccaaatccGTCTTCGTtttgtcatattaatatttttaaaacaggGATGAGGCAGAGATGAGAAGTTGATCCACGAAATTTCAGATTTGGTGATTTTCGGAACTCGAAAAAACGGAGATTAAGACGGATACGGAGGTGAGGATAGAATTTGAAGATAAGGATATGGATGACAAACACCACCGCCCAGTGCATTGCAATCCTTAACTATTACCGTCTCTACAAGCTACGCCCACACAAATTTAAAGCGCCGTGGATTCTTGACTAGTCGTGGCACTCAATGCCGCTTTTTCCACAAGAAACGAAGAGTTTTTCGCTTATAAATTTGTGGGGAATGCTTCACATTTTTGGAAGTAATCTCAAAGATCGAAACTTTTTACTTCTGGGTACTTTCTATTTGGTGATTTAATGGCATCTTCAATGCTCCATGGAGCTCAAAATCCGGTTCTCAGAACAAGGATCGCTCCTCCGAAGAAGGAAGCCCTAATCTCTCCCAAGTCCAGTGTTTCAGTCTCCAGGCCAGTTTCACAGCCCAGACTCATACAACACAAGGAAGAGGCCTTTTGGTTTTATAGGTTTCTGTCAATTGTGTATGACCATATTATAAACCCTTGTCATTGGACTGACGACATGAGGGATGAGGCCTTAGAGCCAGCTGATTTGAGTGATAGAAACTTGGTTGTGGTTGATGTTGGTGGAGGCACGGGTTTCACTACTTTGGGAATAGTTAAGTTTGTGGATGCCAAGAATGTTACAATTCTTGATCAGTCACCCCACCAGCTTAACAAGGCTAAAGAGAAGGAGCCTTTGAAGGAATGTAGGATAATGCAGGGTGATGCCGAGGATCTACCTTTCGAAACGGATTACGCCGATAGATATGTGTCTGCGGGGAGGTAATTCTTGAATGCTGTTATGCATTAAGTTTTTGTTTGATTGCCTGAAGCTTGATTTCAATAATATCTCTCTTTTAGTTCTTGAACTGAGATGTTACGTTTTGGAGATTGTGCAAATTGTTAGTTTAATTATGTTTCATATTTCAACTGCTTTGGTTAGTGATTTTTTAATGTAGAAGCTTTTGGGAACATCGAAATGTTAGCATTACGTGATTATTATGAACTTCAATTGCTTTCTTTGTCCCTCATAGAGTGAATTTGTACACGAAAAGTTATCTTCTCCTCAGGTCAAAGCAAGAGTTAAGAGGATTGAATTTTGAGCCACTTGATAGTATGAGACTTAATTATAACAAGACTGTAGAATTATTTACAAGAGTTGGAATTGTTTGAAGCCAATACTTTCAAAACGGCAAATTTTGTACATAGATAGGAACAatcattaaattttgaataatagtGGTATGAATGTTGTTGCTGGTGGTGAAGGCTCGGGAATGGTCAATGTTGTGGAAGCTAAGAATGTTACAATTCTGTGGACCTGTCACCTCAACAGCTTGCCAAGGCTAAAGACAAGGAGCCTATGAGGGAATGTAGTGGAATAATGTTTTGTGGTTATTGATTGGTTTAGTTATTACGCAAGTTTTGTTTGATTGCCTAAAATTTTGTTTGAAACATGTGTTGCTTTTTATTTTTGTACAGAGATGTTGCATATGGACGTTCTTGTGCTAGTTTAATTATGTTACTAACATTTCAACTGATCTGGTCAGTGTCTTTTGATGCAGAAGCATTTTTGTGAACTATTAAATGTTATCTTGTGTGATTATTGATTTTAACCGCTTTCCTGGTTCCTCCTTTTATGAATTTGTAAATGAAAAGTTCTCTTCAAGTCAAAGCAAAAGTCGAGGGGAATGGAGTCGTTGAATTCGAGCAACTTATGGATATTCTGACACTTTGTTATGAGAAAAAATGTGGAAATATCAGCATACAGTTACAACTATTTTAAGCAAATACTTTTGCAACTAGAAATTTTTCATCGTGAAAAGGCATTTCTTGGAAAATCTTATTGAAGTTCAATGATTTTGTGCTTCTTTCCAGTATTGAGTACTGGCCAGACCCGCAACGTGGGATCAAGGAAGCCTACAGAGTTCTGAAACTTGGGGGAAAGGCATGCCTAATTGGGCCTGTGCATCCAACATTTTGGTTATCTCGCTTCTTTGCAGATGTGTGGATGCTCTTCCCAAAGGAGGAAGAGTACATTGAATGGTTTGAAAAGGCAGGATTCACGGATGTTAAACTGAAGAGAATTGGTCCAAAATGGTATCGTGGGGTTCGCAGACATGGGCTGATCATGGGATGTTCCGTTACGGGTGTTAAACCTGCATCTGGAGACTCTCCTTTGCAGGTAATTTTCTTGTATCATTCTATATATAGCACTCTTAATGTTACTCTTCTTGACAATCAACTTCAGAGTTTAGACCATTTTTTCTTTAGTTCTTTTCCGTCGATGGTCATCTGACATTTTCGCTTTAGTCGAATGTCTTAGTTACTCGTTGATTAACATTTATACACATTACAATTGCAGCTTGGTCCCAAGGCAGAAGACATCTCAAAACCAGTAAATCCATTCATGTTTCTTGTGCGGTTCCTTGTTGGTGCTATCGCGGCTACATATTATGTACTGGTGCCGATTTACATGTGGTTCAAAGATCAAATTATTCCAAAAGGCCAGCCTATATAGACGTGTACTCAAGCCGGTTCGTTTCTTCTTCGTGTCGGGGCTTCTTATCTTATAGTCTTCTGCTATCCCCTTCCTTAAAAAAAACCTGTTTCAGTTCTGCTGATGGGGGTTTTAGTGTAAGTTATGCTGTCTTGTTTGAAGACCAATAGACTAGGTTGTTTCATGTTTCTAACGGGAAGATGGAAGTTGTCGTGTAATAAAACGTTCAgaaatataatttcattttcCCAACTTTCCTACCAGGTTCTTGGAGTGCACTTCTTGTGGTTTTTATCTGGAAGGattctttttatatattcttTATTAATCATATGTGTAATaccaataaaaatttatcaaaaatttatgTAAAAGTAAAAGAAGTTacttttcattaattaaaaaatattaacataatttttttttttcgatttttatcTGACATCCACTGTATACTAATGATATTAgttttaatgtttatatattatttattagacCTTCAGAATTTACTCAATAATAATAGTGACTAATCAATCATCCACGAACTCTGTTACTCGCGtgtatgtattttttaattaaattatttattttactatttattattAAGATTaaagtaatattatataattaaaaaagaatAGGTAAGAATAATTTTTGTTTATAAATTCATAAGTAGAATTATAAATAAAGACAAGAAAcatcttaaataatttttaaaatattagaaaattgacaaaaacttgtgtgagacggtctcacgggtcgtatttgtgagacggatctcttatttgggtcatccatgaaaaagtattactttttatgctaagagtattactttttattgtgaatatgggtagggtttacccgtttcacagattaagatccgtgagacggtctcacacaaaataaaagagaaaataaagttaatttctcttttattttgcataattttatttgaattataatatatcagtgtgaaattttttttattggatgaaTTAGTTAACTATTTAATTTAAGCCTAAAAATTATCATCTGTAAGCTAACTTTTTTGAATATGTTGATCAATTTCTATATGGGAtttgatccaatattattttatttaaaagtataattttttagCTCAATgggttaataatattataattttttttttaaaaaaaataaaataatagagtTGAAATTCAACCGAAAGATATTATTTTCTCGATCTCTCTCGATATTAATCGGGACGAAAAAATCCAAACAATTAAAGTCGAGAAAAAAGTGAGTCGGGATCTGTTCGGGAGGGGAGTGAGCCGGGCTTGGGGTTGGAGGGTTTTTTTGTCAGCCCGACTTTTTTTAATCTAGTGCCACGTGGCAGTTTATTTGGAACCCAGCTACAAAATAAGTACAAGCCCCGAATGTCACTTTTAGCTTGAACAAAACCGGGCCATCTCCTCCCCTCTTACATGTGTTACGTGAGCTGGTTGTGGCCGGAGAATGGCGACTGGGTTCGTTCCTGAGCTGAACATGGAGAACCAGATGGACAAACAGATGGGTTGCATGACGGGTCTTCTTCAGATTTTTGATCGCCACCAGATTTTGTCCGGGAAACGCCTCCATTCCACCAAGCGCCTCCTTCCCCCGCCGGTTTTTTACTCGACACTCTTACCTTTTTGTTATCTATTCATTCGACGGCGTTGTTTGaggtttctttgtttttttttaaattttttttattcgtgATGTTTTTCTAGGTTGTTGATACAGTTTCGGAGTCGGTGGTATCAGCTGAAGCATCGCCGGTTCATTCGAGGAAGTCGGGAAAACCGAAACAGCAGGTCCTGCCGAGCGCGGAGCGGATGAAACAGTGGTTTCCGCCGGCGGAGTTGCCGCTTAAGCTCCCCAAAGAAACTCCGAGGCTTTCACTTGACAGCAGGGCAACCGACGATGAAAAGGGAGGACTCCATTTGAAGGAGATTGACTCAAGCGCTGCTATTCGGCCGCCGTCGAATGGCGTCGCCATTGATACCCAAGTGTATGGAGCGCATAATCTTATTGCCAAGCTGATGGGCTTGGAGCCAATGCCGAATTCGCTAAATACTTCAGAATCTGAAAAGAAGCCGGAGCTCCGGCGGTCCTCTTCAGAATCAGGAGTTTCCCGAGGTTTCCTACACTCTCGATTCATCATGGAGAGTAGCAATTTCCCCGTCAAACAGCAAAATCAATCGCATACTCCCATTGTCGGTCACGAAGTGCTAAACAGTGCGTCGACGAAGAATTCCTCGATAAATGACTATAATGGCGTTAACTTATCTCCGTGGAAGGCACCTCAGCATGCCAAGAGCTTCTTCGATTCAGTTGACAATTTACCGGAGCCAAAGCAGAATGTTTCAGCTCAGGGAGAGATCAAGAAGAGATTGAAAATGAGAGGTATCGAGGAACCCACTAAAGATTTAGAAACCTTGAAAAATATCCTCGAATCTCTGAAACTCAAGGGACTCTTGCACTCAACGAAGCCGGCGGAGCGAAATCATCATACCCGCCACCAGAAATTCGTATACGACGAGTCGCCTATAGTTGTGATGAAACCTTCTAGATCATCAATAACTTCGCCGATTCACCGGAGAATGGAAAATGAGTATCCGCCGGAAAATGGTAGAAGCCCAGAACAGCAATTTCGTCGGAATTACTCCGTTCCAGTCGAAAACTCCCCTCCACAGATTCCGCATCGTGCCAGGCGGCCAAACTCGCTGGTTAAACCTAAACCTCTGATCTCCGAAACTCAGAGAAGAGCAAACGAGTTAACAGACAACCGCCGTGTCCTTCCGGCTCTCCCCCCGAAGCTCCACGCAAGGATAACCGGGTCGGATCCAATGACCAATTCCCGACCTCCCCGGAGCAAGAAAGCAACTGGTAAAGATTATCAGAAAGCAAACAATTCAGGAGAGGATGAACCTGCCTCCATTTCTGGAAGTAGCTTGAGTACATCCACTGATACAGAGGTGATTCACATTCATGATTTATGATCATAAATCTTGTGATTAATGTCAGTTTTCACTTAATTAATGTTTGTTGCTGAATTCCAGAGGTCAAGAACAGATGGGAGGACTTTGTTGGAGAGATGTGATAAGCTGCTTCACAGCATAGCAGAGATGACTGCCGCAGCAGATATGCAACCAAGCCCAGTTTCTGTTCTTGACTCCTCCTTATACAGGGATGGTTCTTTCACCCCTTCCCCCATCACATCGAAGCGTAAAATTCATTTCAAAGGTAATTGTTGAATCTCCTACACTAATTCTTGATGATTTAGTTAAACGGAAAAGCTAAATTAAAAGCCCAAGAACCatgttttttaatattttttagtacATGAGCTTCTCCATCCAATTCCAAATCAAGACTGCACTCTTTGATTTGGTCGAGGCATAGAGCGGGAAATGTTGGGTTCTAGTTATCTTCTCCTACTATTCCCAAATAAAAATCCTGAATTCGTGAAATTTAATGGAGGGTATGCGACAAGTTTGTGCATAAGTAACATGGTGTGGACTTTACCATCACCATCGGTGTTTGGGTATCGGTCTTCACTATCGGTGTTTACCATCACAACGACCTTTACTTCAACGGTCAAGGTCACCCATGGGTTAGCTGCCACTGCtgtaagataaaaaaatgaCTTTCTTTGTTATGGGGACGAAAGGAAATCCCTTTACAAGTTGATTGTCGCTCTCTGCCTCGTTCTGGCTTATCCCTTCACCTAAAGAATGGCTGGCAGCCTGGCATAATAATTTTATCCCAAAGTTTGAATATTTGTCTGGGTAGAGGTATTTAATATGATTGATGTTGATAGTGTTTTTGGAATGTGGAACCAAAACTGACTAATAAATACTCCAATTGTGCATGAATGGGACACACTAGTGACCACAACTGTTCCATGTGGTCCTTGCTGATTGGAATTCTGGTTTGGACTTTGTGAAGGCAACTTTTCCCGCCTTGTAAAACAAATCAATGTCTCTAATTCATGTATGTACCGATGTCTTCTTTTTCGTATGTGGATTAATGATTCGAGTTCTCGACTAGGATTCCAATGGATGCATGCCCTTAGTTACATATGTATAATAGACATTTGAAGATGATAGTAGAGTGATACGAGAATCTTGAATACTTCCAGATTCGCAGTTTTCTGTTGAGAAAATGCTTCTATGCTAGTGGCTTTAAGCTTCTAAATctggtttttattttttcctaaGGATTTTACAAGTGTAATTATGTTTGAGGATTTTTCAGATCATTATGGGAGTATGGAAGAAGAAACGTGGAGTACTGGGGTCTCACCAATTAGCGAAGGAACCTCCGAGGAGTTGGATTTTCTTTACATCTCGGATATTATAAGTGCATCCAATCGCTTCCCAGGTGAATCGGATCTTTTCCTTTTCCTAGAAAAGCAACAGTTTCAGAAAGGGCAGGACTCATCCAAGGCCTCCAGGCTTCAAAGAAAGGCGGTCTTTGACACAATCACCGAACTTCTTAAATCAATAAGACGACTGCCTCCTTGGAAGAGCGTTCATTGGACAACCGACGACGACGTCACAAGACCTTCCCTTGATAAGGTTTGGTTAGAATTCCAAAGAATTCGTGATCCAGGTTATGCTGAAGATATGCACGACATCATATGTGGCTTGTTGAAGAAAGACTTTACCGGGGACGAGATCACAGGCTGGAAAGATTTCCCGACGGAGATGTCGGAGACAATTTTGGATCTGGAAAGGTTGATTTTCAAGGATTTGATAGGCGAGACGTTACGGGATCTTGCAGCATTTGCATCTGAAAACAGATTGTCAAGGATGAGCCCGAAGAAGGTTTTGTGGAAATGAAAAACCCCAACTCTTCATGGTTTATTTACTCAAAGGATATTTGTTTTTTACcatgttttgttttgaatttcTCATTTTTAGTAATGTTTCTTGATTTTCTCGAAATCAAATGTATATTGAAGAATCTTGATTGAAGCGACCATTACTCAAAGAAAAATCACTTTGACTTCATTCTATCAATTGGttgcattattattatatatatttaaaaaaaagaaaaaaatttcagaaaaaataaaaattggccCATGATGTTACCATTAATTAGTATTCATCTTTGAAATTATTTCAAGAAATAGGGTTACCACGTGATGAAGAAACaaatatacttttcaaattcgGGAAAAAAAGAGCACTTTCATGAGCAGAGCAGAGCAGCTCATGAAAGCTgctgatataaaataaataatttatttttgtgagACGACACAATAGATTTATTTTCGTAAGATGAGTCAATATGATTCACATTTAAAGTGAAAAATTacacttttagcataaaaaagatCGAGTAGAGTTCGAGATTCGTCTCACGAGAATATTTGTATATATGATTCATGTACGGAACAACATGACTAAATTTAAAGTTGTGAGGACTTAAGATTCGTATGATGGtgagattttaattttgattactTTTCATGATGTAATCCTAGCTAGCTAGTCCCATGTAGAAAGTTATTTATATGTCTGTGGTTAACATTAGGGTAGTACAATTTTTATGAACTTTGTTCATTAAAACAATCGATGATGCACTGCCAATGGCACATGCCTAATGCCTTTGATAGGTACGAATTATCTTCGATTTTTCGCTCGAGTGATTTTTGGATTGAAATTTATGGTCGTTTTTATACAATAGTCATCCCAAAAAATTTATCCATGTTGGATCGGTTCAAGTCACTTTATCTCAATCTGTGAAAATATAAGTTCTGTGCTGAGATATTGAAGATGCTGAATGTATAGAACTCGTGAGGTCGTTATTCTCCAGATTCAACCAATTCAGATTATGTAGATTCCCTGTGACTTCTGGTCTGATTCCTTGAATTGAATTTTGAGACAGAATCAAATTCTCTAAACTTGACAAGGTCACTAGTGAAGAAGGGATGGAACCAGAAAGATTGTCACCTTCTATGCTCAAAGCCTTGAGTTCAtcttgaaaaaaatttgttaaagaTTGGGACTAAAAGCTAGCTCAAAAGGGATTATGAAAGTCAAGATGTCATATCGGTTCGATAATATTCATGGGAGTTGCATATTTGAATTTGGACAATTCTTCACCTTGAGTTGAGTTAAGTCTAAGTTGCAAGAGAATTAAATCACACATCCAACGTCTCGAGCTTCATTTCATTAGAAAATGAGAGAAGGAATAATAAGCTCAAACCAGTAAAGCTGTTGTTTCTAAGAGACCGGTACTAAAGTTGAGGCAAGAAACCGAACAAAAATGGGACTTCCCCAACTTAATCGTATTAGTTGCTTCTCATGTATAAGGAAACAAGAAATGAGAGGTTTCCGAATTCGAGAGGGATGGTTCCGGTAAGACCCATACTTGAAACATTAAGTGCAGTTATTCTTTGATGGCGAACGTCACAACTGACTCCAATCCAGTTACAAACTGAAGATCAGTGGCCGAGTTAACCAGTAAGTACTGCAGAAATAAGACTGCAGCAAGATGAATAAACTGGAAACTTGTCGCCATAAACTTCCTGTAATTTAGAGATACCAGTGTGATGAATATTTACATGAATTCAGAAAGTAGAAGGAATATGAAAGGAATCATTGGTTAATCAATATTGCGTGATGTAAAATCCAACTACTAAATCAAGTTGACTAAATTAATTATGGTAATTAGAAGAAGTTGGAAGCTTCAACTCCTTATTTAATCAATACGACTCGTTATTACAATTTATAGCCCAATATCCCTAGCTATCTCTCCTGTAAATTATCAGGTAATTTCTcctaaaaaaattaagtaaacaatatttataaaaatcaacATGAACGAAATCTcacaaaaatgaaatataaattatacaCATTGTCCAATGATttaatcaagaatatatcaaacCAAGTcacaaaaatacaataaaaaactTTGTCGGACAAATCAAAATTAACCAAAACTCTTAATCTTCTTCTTCAGTAACCAATGAAGTTGACTACGACTATTCAAAGTCTTTAAATAATGACCCCCCAAGTATACAAATACACCAATACATATTCTACAACCATTGAACCAAATCCCAACAAATTTCACCACTTCAATCTCCTAAAAAATGTCCATTTCTTTTGATAACTCAATCAGATACATAGAAGATGCCCTCTTTTGCACTGGCCCTATGGCCTTATCTTACACTGATCCTGATCAAAAATGGATTATTAGAGAACATTTTATTTCTATATTTCAAGATTTCCCTTCTTTTAAGCCCTCTATAGGCACATTTACTCACAACGATGGCACTGAGGTTACTCTTCTCAATGCTAATGGTGAGTTGTGCGTCTCCAAAGATGCCCCTTCTGTCCCTTTAACCATTTGGATACATGAACATTACCCTCAAAGAGCCCCCATGGTCTATGTAGAGTCAAGAAATAGTATGTATCCCGTCTACCATGATCATCCATTCGTCGATTCTTCCGGCGCCACCACCTCTTCTTACCTCGAAAACTGGTTATCCTACAAGTGTGATCTCTCGGACTTGGTACGTAATTTGATCAAACTCTTCTCATACAATCATCCCTTCTATTACTCCGGTGTCCACCGATGCGTTCATCCCTCCATGGTCTCGAAAATGGAGGCCATGGACTTGTTGAAGTGTGCGATTTTCTATGACATGAAGGCGATCATGGCCAAAAATGAGGAGGAAACCATGAACCTATCTGCCCTTCACGCCGAATTGGAGAGAAGGGGTAAGGTTATGGAGACAGGAATATTCGAACTCGAGCTCGAAAAGAAGTGTTTGAGTGATAGAACAATGGAACTGGATGGTGGACGTGATAGGCTTTTGAATTGGTTAAAATTCAATGACAAGAACAATGTTCTCGACGgtgaaattgatgatatattcgAAGGTTTGGACAAAAAGTCTAATCTTTTGATTGATTTAGGTGCGAATGACTTGGCCATTGAGGATTTGATGTATGCGTTGGATAGAGCGGTTGAAGAAGGGGTGGCAAGTTTTGAAGTTTATGTTAAGCAAGTGAGGATCTTGGCTAGGGAGCAATTTTTTTGTAGGgcaaagataaataaaattgagagtgaaacaaagaaaaatagacATTTacttttgtaaataaataatttttttcatgatttatAGTTCATTTAATCTTCTTAAAAAATCAAGATTTGGGTATTGCCATaattttgttcatattcaaAAACACAAAAGTTTTAGGACCACACAAAACATCCTAAGCTTTAGAAATAACAAAGAAACATCATACTcagataattattttaattaattagtaaaaaaaaatgggGAAATTGCATACATTTGTTAATGCGAAATCCCGAGTTTGCTGATAACTTcgtggaaatatatatattaactccatatattttcaaattttgagcgTACATACCTCTGAAAACAAGTACGGATAAGGGTGCGTATGCACaatatttgaaaacatgaaaatttaatcttataaaattatttttaaaagttttggttgtgtatccaatcTATGAGATTCAATGACTTTTAATGAATTTTGTAATGTTTCAAAGTCTAGAAATATTCAATctttatataatatacaaaagTTTAATAGTATTCAAAATGAATTttcatagaattttaaaaagtcgTGTAATATTCCACCttgattttttgaaatttcacataaacatttttaaataattttctggCTTGAACATCAAAGTATCTATGTTAGGTAATCCTCGGTGCCTCTAATGTTTGTTCGTGACGTAAATGATAACCCACAAAATTTGCTCTCTATCATCTACTTGGGTCCAATTACGAGCTAGCTAAAATACCGATCTACGACTACTTGGATCCGTCTACGAGCCTGTAGAGTCGTCCGAATAACTACATTTTTTTGCTACATCAGTATTTATGTTAAGAATAAATGTGAAAATGTAGTAATAGTTATAATTTGCAGCTTCTTTAGTTggtgaaattaaataaataataaataatttgtacatttttttaatgtaatatggtttgaaaattaaataatatttaggGAATTAATGAtaagttttgaaaattaaataatatttaggGAAAACGATGTTgataattagttatataaaatGATAAGTTGGAGCGTGATTACCCATATATAATTGATTTCAAATGGGTCGGATTATTGGGTTTGCTCGAGTTGAAGGATTAATACCCGATTCATATATGGGCTCCCCAAAATCCATCCAAACATTGGATCAAGAGGGCATTGAAATTtagggggaaaaaaaaaattggtatatCTTCGGTCTTCCGTTTCTGTACGagcaatttctccatttttgTTTGCAAGATTTTCTTTTTAATGTTTTTGGTAGGGCGAATTCTAGACTCTAATATTGTAGGTGTTGTATGTTTAATATGTTTGCATAAATGCCTACTTGAGAAGTTGCTTGTCTTGGCGTAAcagttcaaaatttcaaaagaatGGGTTTGGTTTTCTGtgtgatttattttatgtatcaatttttattgtcaaaatgCCAGAAATATGTGCTTTGATTTCTATATGTGGTTAGCTTGATTGTGGGTTCTTCTGAAATTAACTTCCGTAATCGAGTTTCTTACTATATTATTGTGAGTTGGAGCTCAATCACTGTTACAGATCGAAAACTTAAGGAGAAAGT
This genomic window from Primulina huaijiensis isolate GDHJ02 chromosome 7, ASM1229523v2, whole genome shotgun sequence contains:
- the LOC140980933 gene encoding uncharacterized protein, yielding MATGFVPELNMENQMDKQMGCMTGLLQIFDRHQILSGKRLHSTKRLLPPPVVDTVSESVVSAEASPVHSRKSGKPKQQVLPSAERMKQWFPPAELPLKLPKETPRLSLDSRATDDEKGGLHLKEIDSSAAIRPPSNGVAIDTQVYGAHNLIAKLMGLEPMPNSLNTSESEKKPELRRSSSESGVSRGFLHSRFIMESSNFPVKQQNQSHTPIVGHEVLNSASTKNSSINDYNGVNLSPWKAPQHAKSFFDSVDNLPEPKQNVSAQGEIKKRLKMRGIEEPTKDLETLKNILESLKLKGLLHSTKPAERNHHTRHQKFVYDESPIVVMKPSRSSITSPIHRRMENEYPPENGRSPEQQFRRNYSVPVENSPPQIPHRARRPNSLVKPKPLISETQRRANELTDNRRVLPALPPKLHARITGSDPMTNSRPPRSKKATGKDYQKANNSGEDEPASISGSSLSTSTDTERSRTDGRTLLERCDKLLHSIAEMTAAADMQPSPVSVLDSSLYRDGSFTPSPITSKRKIHFKDHYGSMEEETWSTGVSPISEGTSEELDFLYISDIISASNRFPGESDLFLFLEKQQFQKGQDSSKASRLQRKAVFDTITELLKSIRRLPPWKSVHWTTDDDVTRPSLDKVWLEFQRIRDPGYAEDMHDIICGLLKKDFTGDEITGWKDFPTEMSETILDLERLIFKDLIGETLRDLAAFASENRLSRMSPKKVLWK
- the LOC140981726 gene encoding protein ELC-like, translating into MSISFDNSIRYIEDALFCTGPMALSYTDPDQKWIIREHFISIFQDFPSFKPSIGTFTHNDGTEVTLLNANGELCVSKDAPSVPLTIWIHEHYPQRAPMVYVESRNSMYPVYHDHPFVDSSGATTSSYLENWLSYKCDLSDLVRNLIKLFSYNHPFYYSGVHRCVHPSMVSKMEAMDLLKCAIFYDMKAIMAKNEEETMNLSALHAELERRGKVMETGIFELELEKKCLSDRTMELDGGRDRLLNWLKFNDKNNVLDGEIDDIFEGLDKKSNLLIDLGANDLAIEDLMYALDRAVEEGVASFEVYVKQVRILAREQFFCRAKINKIESETKKNRHLLL
- the LOC140981510 gene encoding 2-methyl-6-phytyl-1,4-hydroquinone methyltransferase, chloroplastic-like gives rise to the protein MASSMLHGAQNPVLRTRIAPPKKEALISPKSSVSVSRPVSQPRLIQHKEEAFWFYRFLSIVYDHIINPCHWTDDMRDEALEPADLSDRNLVVVDVGGGTGFTTLGIVKFVDAKNVTILDQSPHQLNKAKEKEPLKECRIMQGDAEDLPFETDYADRYVSAGSIEYWPDPQRGIKEAYRVLKLGGKACLIGPVHPTFWLSRFFADVWMLFPKEEEYIEWFEKAGFTDVKLKRIGPKWYRGVRRHGLIMGCSVTGVKPASGDSPLQLGPKAEDISKPVNPFMFLVRFLVGAIAATYYVLVPIYMWFKDQIIPKGQPI